A window of the Streptomyces sp. NBC_00250 genome harbors these coding sequences:
- a CDS encoding Lrp/AsnC family transcriptional regulator, giving the protein MDHIDRALLAHLQQDAGQSYAALGQAVGLSAGAAHERVRKLRERGAIRRTTVEVDPAAVGGAVLAYVMVDSVSWMGDSAQDFAALPEILEAHVIAGSASVLVKVRTATTEQLQDVLRRIYAIDGVSGTQATVVLETFFERPVSPELGAG; this is encoded by the coding sequence GTGGATCACATCGATCGCGCCCTGCTGGCCCACCTCCAGCAGGACGCCGGCCAGTCCTACGCCGCACTGGGCCAGGCCGTGGGCCTCTCGGCCGGGGCGGCCCACGAGCGCGTACGGAAGCTGAGGGAGCGCGGTGCGATCCGCCGCACCACCGTCGAGGTGGACCCGGCGGCGGTGGGCGGTGCCGTCCTGGCGTACGTGATGGTCGACTCGGTCTCGTGGATGGGCGATTCGGCACAGGACTTCGCCGCGCTCCCCGAGATCCTGGAGGCGCACGTCATCGCCGGCAGCGCGTCGGTGCTCGTGAAGGTCAGGACGGCGACCACGGAGCAGTTGCAGGACGTGCTGCGCCGTATCTACGCGATCGACGGGGTCAGTGGAACGCAGGCCACGGTCGTCCTGGAGACCTTCTTCGAGCGGCCGGTCTCCCCGGAGCTCGGCGCCGGGTGA
- a CDS encoding Nif3-like dinuclear metal center hexameric protein — MPRLSEVIAALDALWPPERAESWDAVGTVCGDPDAEVTRVLFAVDPVQEIADEAIALGADLIVTHHPLYLRGTTTVAAGHFKGRVVHGLIKHDIALHVAHTNADTADPGVSDALAGALDLRVTGPLVPENNLGRICELDHPETLAEFAARAAKRLPATAQGIRVAGDPGMTVRRVAVSGGSGDSLFDAVRAAGVDAFLTADLRHHPVSEATQQSPLGLVDAAHWATEWPWCEQAAAQLDEISDRHGWDLRVHVSKTVTDPWSSHHTSPGAPN; from the coding sequence GTGCCCCGCCTGTCTGAAGTCATCGCCGCGCTCGACGCCCTCTGGCCACCAGAGCGGGCCGAGTCGTGGGACGCCGTCGGCACCGTCTGCGGTGACCCCGACGCCGAGGTCACCCGTGTGCTCTTCGCCGTCGACCCCGTCCAGGAGATCGCCGACGAGGCGATCGCCCTCGGCGCCGACCTGATCGTCACCCACCACCCGCTCTATCTGCGCGGGACGACGACCGTCGCGGCCGGTCACTTCAAGGGCCGCGTCGTGCACGGCCTCATCAAGCACGACATCGCCCTCCACGTCGCGCACACCAATGCCGACACCGCCGACCCCGGCGTCTCCGACGCCCTCGCCGGCGCACTCGACCTCCGTGTCACCGGCCCCCTCGTGCCCGAGAACAACCTCGGCCGGATCTGCGAGCTCGACCACCCCGAGACCCTCGCCGAGTTCGCCGCCCGCGCGGCGAAGCGGCTGCCCGCCACCGCGCAGGGCATCCGGGTCGCGGGCGATCCCGGCATGACCGTGCGCCGCGTCGCCGTCAGCGGCGGCTCCGGCGACAGCCTCTTCGACGCCGTACGGGCCGCCGGAGTGGACGCCTTCCTCACCGCCGACCTGCGCCACCACCCCGTCTCGGAGGCGACCCAGCAGTCGCCTCTGGGCCTGGTCGACGCCGCCCACTGGGCCACCGAATGGCCCTGGTGCGAGCAGGCGGCCGCCCAGCTCGACGAGATTTCCGACCGTCACGGCTGGGACCTCCGCGTCCACGTCTCGAAGACGGTCACCGACCCCTGGTCCTCCCACCACACCTCCCCTGGAGCCCCCAACTGA
- a CDS encoding Uma2 family endonuclease: protein MTAMPHAPLTQADRLLEGFLALETPEGFRAELIEGEIVVTPPPDGDHEDYISRIVTQVIRKSVTGMDFSGNKGLTLKEAPGAPRDHVIPDGTFAPEARRLFRGADSWMPCEGVALVLEVTSRRPNVDRDIKRRCYARGGIPLYLLVDRDTSTVTLFSDPEDGEYLRRDLAPFGKSLPLPAPFGFDLETADFL, encoded by the coding sequence ATGACTGCCATGCCGCACGCACCACTCACGCAGGCCGACCGCCTGCTGGAGGGCTTCTTGGCGCTGGAGACGCCGGAGGGCTTCCGGGCGGAGCTGATCGAAGGGGAGATCGTCGTGACGCCGCCGCCGGACGGGGACCACGAGGACTACATCAGCCGGATCGTCACGCAGGTGATCCGCAAGTCGGTGACCGGGATGGATTTCTCCGGGAACAAGGGGCTGACCCTGAAGGAGGCCCCCGGGGCCCCGAGGGACCACGTCATCCCCGACGGGACGTTCGCGCCGGAGGCCCGGCGCCTGTTCCGGGGCGCGGACTCCTGGATGCCCTGCGAGGGCGTTGCCCTCGTCCTCGAAGTCACCTCGCGCCGCCCGAACGTCGACCGTGACATCAAGCGCCGCTGCTACGCCCGTGGCGGCATCCCGCTCTACCTGCTCGTCGACCGGGACACATCGACGGTGACGCTCTTCAGCGACCCGGAGGACGGCGAGTACCTCCGGCGGGACCTCGCGCCCTTCGGCAAGTCCCTCCCCCTCCCCGCCCCCTTCGGCTTCGACCTGGAGACGGCCGACTTCCTCTGA
- a CDS encoding zinc ribbon domain-containing protein — protein MNAAPADQIRLLDVQALDVRLQQLAHKRRSLPEHAEIESLTKDLTQLRDLLVAAQTEESDCGREQTKAEQDVDQVRQRAARDQQRLDSGAVSSPKDLENLQREIVSLAKRQGDLEEIVLEVMERRESAQERLAELTERVSAVQAKTDDATARRDAAEGEFDAEEASVEKERELVAGTVPADLLKLYEKLRVQQGGVGAARLYQRKCEGCHIELNITEVNEVRAAAKDEVLRCENCRRILVRTSESGL, from the coding sequence CTGAACGCCGCGCCCGCCGACCAGATCCGCCTCCTCGACGTCCAGGCCCTCGACGTCCGCCTCCAGCAGCTCGCGCACAAGCGCCGGTCGCTCCCCGAGCACGCCGAGATCGAGTCGCTGACCAAGGACCTCACCCAGCTGCGTGACCTGCTCGTCGCCGCGCAGACCGAGGAGAGCGACTGCGGCCGTGAGCAGACCAAGGCCGAGCAGGACGTCGACCAGGTCCGTCAGCGGGCCGCGCGCGACCAGCAGCGCCTCGACTCGGGCGCCGTGTCCTCCCCGAAGGACCTGGAGAACCTGCAGCGCGAGATCGTCTCGCTCGCCAAGCGCCAGGGCGACCTGGAGGAGATCGTCCTCGAGGTCATGGAGCGCCGCGAGTCCGCGCAGGAGCGCCTCGCCGAGCTGACCGAGCGGGTCTCCGCCGTCCAGGCCAAGACGGACGACGCGACCGCCCGCCGCGACGCCGCCGAGGGCGAGTTCGACGCCGAGGAGGCGTCCGTGGAGAAGGAGCGCGAGCTCGTCGCGGGCACCGTCCCGGCGGACCTCCTGAAGCTGTACGAGAAGCTGCGCGTCCAGCAGGGCGGCGTCGGCGCGGCCCGGCTGTACCAGCGCAAGTGCGAGGGCTGCCACATCGAGCTCAACATCACCGAGGTGAACGAGGTCCGTGCCGCCGCCAAGGACGAGGTCCTGCGCTGCGAGAACTGCCGCCGCATCCTCGTCCGCACCTCGGAGTCCGGCCTGTAA
- a CDS encoding bifunctional RNase H/acid phosphatase, with amino-acid sequence MTSPSPSSREVIVEADGGSRGNPGPAGYGAVVLDPVTGETLAEAAEYIGVATNNVAEYKGLVAGLKAARALFPDVTVHVRMDSKLVVEQMSGRWKIKHPDMKPLAAEAGRVFPAGRVRYEWIPRERNKHADRLANEAMDAGKQGRQWEPSASTAALDTSAARNAAAPPPSGPPGDATAGAARARAALGARPGVTEATGPSGAVGRTGTTGGSLGTAAWPSGASRPSGPAAEPDDGLFAAEEALTAPASGDFEAQAGATAPTGRAARTHAPEPEAAPTGTPAEPTGPEEAGSAAAPAPAVSAGSAPAPTAPAGQPAPATTAAPGQGWSGGPDMSAPATFVLLRHGETALTPEKRFSGSGGTDPELSAAGLRQAEAVAEALAARGTVQEIVSSPLTRCRQTAAAVAARLGLDVRVDQGLRETDFGAWEGLTFGEVRERHPEDLDAWLASPKAAPTGGGESFATVARRVAATRDRLTAAHAGRTVLLVTHVTPIKTLVRLALGAPPESLFRMELSAASISAVAYYADGNASVRLLNDTSHLR; translated from the coding sequence ATGACGTCTCCGTCCCCGTCTTCGCGTGAGGTGATCGTCGAGGCCGACGGGGGTTCCCGGGGCAACCCGGGGCCCGCGGGGTACGGGGCGGTCGTCCTCGACCCCGTGACGGGCGAGACGCTCGCGGAGGCGGCCGAGTACATCGGCGTGGCGACGAACAACGTCGCCGAGTACAAGGGCCTGGTCGCAGGCCTGAAGGCGGCGCGGGCACTGTTCCCCGACGTCACCGTCCACGTCCGGATGGACTCCAAGCTGGTCGTGGAGCAGATGTCCGGCCGCTGGAAGATCAAGCACCCGGACATGAAGCCGCTGGCGGCCGAGGCGGGCCGGGTCTTCCCGGCGGGCCGGGTCCGCTACGAGTGGATCCCGCGCGAGCGCAACAAGCACGCGGACCGGCTCGCGAACGAGGCGATGGACGCGGGCAAGCAGGGCCGCCAGTGGGAGCCGTCCGCGTCGACGGCCGCCCTGGACACCTCGGCCGCCCGCAACGCCGCGGCCCCGCCCCCGTCGGGCCCGCCCGGCGACGCGACGGCGGGCGCGGCCCGCGCCCGCGCGGCGCTGGGTGCGCGGCCGGGCGTCACGGAGGCCACCGGGCCCTCCGGCGCCGTCGGCCGTACGGGCACGACCGGGGGATCCCTCGGCACGGCCGCCTGGCCGAGTGGCGCGTCGCGCCCGTCCGGCCCCGCCGCCGAGCCGGACGACGGCCTGTTCGCCGCCGAGGAGGCCCTCACGGCACCGGCCTCGGGAGACTTCGAGGCGCAGGCGGGCGCCACGGCCCCGACCGGCCGCGCCGCGCGGACCCACGCGCCGGAGCCCGAGGCGGCGCCCACGGGGACGCCCGCCGAGCCCACCGGGCCCGAGGAGGCGGGGAGCGCCGCAGCACCCGCCCCCGCCGTGTCCGCCGGGTCCGCACCCGCGCCCACCGCACCGGCCGGGCAGCCGGCCCCCGCCACCACGGCCGCCCCCGGTCAGGGCTGGTCCGGCGGGCCCGACATGAGCGCGCCCGCCACCTTCGTACTCCTGCGCCACGGCGAGACGGCGCTCACGCCCGAGAAGCGGTTCTCCGGGAGCGGGGGGACCGATCCCGAGCTCTCGGCGGCCGGGCTCCGGCAGGCCGAGGCCGTCGCGGAGGCGCTGGCCGCGCGCGGGACCGTCCAGGAGATCGTCAGCTCGCCGCTCACCCGCTGCCGCCAGACCGCCGCCGCCGTCGCCGCCCGCCTCGGGCTCGACGTGCGCGTCGATCAGGGGCTGCGCGAGACCGACTTCGGCGCGTGGGAGGGGCTGACCTTCGGCGAGGTGCGGGAGCGCCACCCCGAGGACCTCGACGCCTGGCTCGCCTCGCCGAAGGCCGCGCCCACCGGCGGCGGCGAGAGCTTCGCGACCGTCGCCCGGCGCGTCGCCGCGACCCGGGACCGGCTGACCGCCGCCCACGCGGGCCGGACCGTCCTCCTCGTCACCCACGTCACGCCGATCAAGACCCTGGTCCGGCTCGCGCTCGGCGCCCCGCCGGAGTCGCTGTTCCGGATGGAGCTGTCAGCCGCGTCGATCTCGGCGGTCGCCTACTACGCCGACGGCAACGCGTCCGTACGGCTCCTCAACGACACCTCCCACCTGCGGTAG
- a CDS encoding GNAT family N-acetyltransferase, producing the protein MTWHFTEDTAAFRAAAGRHLAAEPARNTAVLTLMDRADRLGWWAEPDGRVTGVLAVSPSGALDLGATTEEAALALALRAGEAPVLALRAGQEPTEVRGETGTVEAYAEASGRPWAPVVRMRLFRLGELTPPDPAPAGRHRIATEADVPLVAAWTSEFASAIGDEPAEDYTGFVTERISEGRLVLWETPGGRAVSMAAVSRTIEGQARVHLVYTPPAERGHGYAAGATEAVSRLAADALGATQVLLFTDLSNPTSNALYQRLGYRPVTDHLGVAFNGPAR; encoded by the coding sequence ATGACCTGGCACTTCACCGAAGACACCGCCGCCTTCCGTGCCGCGGCGGGGAGACACCTCGCCGCCGAGCCCGCCCGTAACACCGCCGTGCTCACCCTCATGGACCGGGCGGACCGACTGGGCTGGTGGGCCGAGCCGGACGGCCGGGTCACCGGGGTCCTCGCGGTCTCCCCGTCGGGGGCCCTCGACCTCGGGGCGACCACGGAGGAGGCGGCCCTCGCCCTCGCCCTCCGAGCGGGGGAGGCGCCCGTCCTCGCCCTCCGAGCGGGGCAGGAGCCCACGGAGGTCCGTGGCGAGACGGGCACGGTGGAGGCGTACGCCGAGGCCTCCGGCCGCCCCTGGGCGCCGGTCGTCCGGATGCGGCTCTTCCGGCTCGGCGAGCTGACCCCGCCGGACCCGGCCCCGGCCGGCCGGCACCGGATCGCGACCGAGGCCGACGTCCCGCTCGTCGCGGCCTGGACGAGCGAGTTCGCGTCGGCCATCGGGGACGAGCCCGCCGAGGACTACACCGGTTTCGTCACCGAGCGGATCTCCGAAGGCCGCCTTGTCCTCTGGGAGACGCCCGGCGGCCGCGCGGTCTCGATGGCCGCCGTCTCCCGCACGATCGAGGGTCAGGCCCGCGTCCACCTCGTCTACACCCCGCCCGCCGAGCGCGGCCACGGGTACGCGGCGGGGGCCACCGAGGCCGTCAGCCGGCTCGCGGCCGACGCCCTCGGTGCCACCCAGGTCCTGCTCTTCACGGACCTCTCCAACCCCACCAGCAACGCCCTCTACCAGCGCCTCGGCTACCGCCCGGTGACCGACCACCTGGGCGTCGCGTTCAACGGACCCGCCCGCTGA
- a CDS encoding MerR family transcriptional regulator produces the protein MRIGEIAALVGVTPRAVRHYHQSGLLPEPARRANGYREYGVRDAVLLARIRRLTELGLGLDEVRGVLADDEGRGLADVLEELAEDLARQEAEIRARRERLSALLDEARAGRLPADGPMSPELTALLAGLGELPESPMAAKDRQILALLDVVVPEEERARLMGLMEGAAEHAHEVYPLLDALSGAEADDPRVAEAARVLAACLPDELGVEIPAAAPGGTTTGTSDTSLADALFADLAPAQSAAIHLAMRLVRDRREQGR, from the coding sequence ATGCGTATCGGCGAGATCGCCGCCCTGGTCGGGGTCACCCCCCGCGCCGTGCGGCACTACCACCAGTCGGGCCTGCTGCCCGAGCCCGCGCGGCGGGCCAACGGATACCGGGAGTACGGCGTCCGGGACGCCGTGCTGCTCGCCCGTATCCGGCGGCTCACCGAGCTGGGGCTCGGGCTCGACGAGGTACGGGGCGTGCTCGCCGACGACGAGGGGCGGGGGCTCGCCGACGTGCTGGAGGAGCTCGCGGAGGACCTGGCACGACAGGAGGCGGAGATCCGGGCGCGCCGGGAACGTCTCTCCGCGCTCCTCGACGAGGCCCGGGCCGGGCGGCTGCCCGCCGACGGGCCCATGTCGCCGGAGCTCACCGCCCTGCTCGCGGGCCTGGGCGAGCTGCCCGAGTCCCCGATGGCGGCGAAGGACCGGCAGATCCTGGCCCTGCTCGACGTCGTCGTGCCCGAGGAGGAACGGGCGCGGCTGATGGGCCTGATGGAGGGGGCGGCGGAGCACGCGCACGAGGTGTACCCGCTGCTCGACGCCCTCTCCGGGGCGGAGGCGGACGACCCCCGGGTCGCCGAGGCCGCGCGGGTGCTCGCCGCCTGCCTGCCGGACGAGCTGGGGGTCGAGATCCCGGCCGCCGCGCCGGGCGGCACCACCACCGGTACGTCCGACACCTCTCTCGCCGACGCCCTCTTCGCGGACCTCGCCCCGGCGCAGTCCGCGGCCATCCACCTGGCGATGCGCCTGGTCCGGGACCGACGGGAGCAGGGCCGATGA
- the yaaA gene encoding peroxide stress protein YaaA: protein MLVLLPPSEGKASSGRGAPLKPESLSLPGLAEARAAVLDELVELCAADEEKAREVLGLSEGLRGEIAKNVDLRTAGARPAGEIYTGVLYDALGLASLDAAAKRRAGRSLLVFSGLWGAVRVTDRIPSYRCSMGVKLPGLGALGGHWRDAMASVLPEAAGDGLVLDLRSSAYASAWKPKGEVAARTATVRVLHAPTRKVVSHFNKATKGRIVRSLLEAGAVPRSPEELVVALRDLRYVVEESGKPGALDVLVDEIH, encoded by the coding sequence GTGCTCGTGCTGTTGCCGCCCTCCGAGGGCAAGGCCTCCTCGGGGCGCGGGGCGCCGCTCAAGCCGGAGTCGCTGTCCCTGCCGGGGCTCGCGGAGGCGCGGGCGGCCGTCCTGGACGAGCTGGTCGAGCTGTGCGCGGCCGACGAGGAGAAGGCGCGCGAGGTGCTGGGTCTGAGCGAGGGCCTGCGCGGCGAGATCGCGAAGAACGTGGACCTGCGGACGGCGGGCGCGCGGCCGGCCGGGGAGATCTACACGGGTGTGCTGTACGACGCGCTGGGTCTGGCGTCCCTGGACGCGGCGGCCAAGAGGCGGGCGGGGCGGTCCCTGCTCGTGTTCTCGGGGCTGTGGGGCGCGGTGCGGGTGACCGACCGGATTCCGTCGTACCGCTGCTCGATGGGGGTCAAGCTGCCGGGGCTCGGCGCGCTCGGCGGGCACTGGCGGGACGCGATGGCGTCCGTCCTGCCCGAGGCGGCCGGGGACGGGCTCGTCCTGGACCTGCGCTCGTCGGCGTACGCGTCCGCGTGGAAGCCGAAGGGGGAGGTGGCGGCGCGGACGGCGACGGTGCGGGTGCTGCACGCGCCGACCCGGAAGGTGGTCAGCCACTTCAACAAGGCGACGAAGGGCCGGATCGTCCGGAGTCTCCTTGAGGCGGGCGCGGTGCCGCGTTCGCCGGAGGAGCTGGTGGTGGCGCTGCGGGACCTGCGGTACGTGGTGGAGGAGAGTGGGAAGCCGGGGGCGCTCGACGTGCTGGTGGACGAGATCCACTGA
- a CDS encoding ABC transporter substrate-binding protein — translation MSLRRRGTAAAVALAAALSLAACGGGDGSDASAKEDTTKKKDVATGGKDFGDAAAKTAAMGTDAKAGQFPRTLTHALGKTELKAAPKRVVVLDVGEFDNVVSLGIQPVGYAPAEGDDGIPGYLEKDAGTPKSVGTINNLNLEAIANLQPDLILGSQLRAADKYDELSKIAPTVFSIRPGFTWKENYLLNAAALDKTSEAKEKLAAYETKAKQLGTDLGTNKPTVSMVRYLPGKIRLYAKASFIGTILEDTGLPRPENQQIDDLAAEISPEKIDEADGDWIFTGVYGEAKATKKDTAQANPLWKNLKAVKAGQAKDVPDETWYLGLGVTAANSVLDDLRGYLVKK, via the coding sequence ATGTCCCTCCGCCGTCGCGGCACCGCCGCCGCCGTCGCCCTCGCCGCCGCGCTCTCGCTCGCGGCCTGCGGAGGAGGCGACGGATCCGACGCCTCCGCGAAGGAGGACACGACCAAGAAGAAGGACGTCGCCACCGGCGGCAAGGACTTCGGCGACGCCGCCGCGAAGACCGCGGCCATGGGTACGGACGCCAAGGCCGGCCAGTTCCCGCGCACCCTCACCCACGCCCTCGGCAAGACCGAGCTGAAGGCCGCCCCCAAGCGGGTCGTCGTCCTCGACGTCGGCGAGTTCGACAACGTCGTCTCCCTCGGCATCCAGCCCGTCGGCTACGCCCCCGCCGAAGGCGACGACGGCATCCCCGGCTACCTCGAGAAGGACGCCGGCACCCCGAAGTCCGTCGGCACGATCAACAACCTCAACCTCGAGGCCATCGCCAACCTCCAGCCCGACCTGATCCTCGGCAGCCAGCTGCGCGCCGCGGACAAGTACGACGAGCTGTCGAAGATCGCGCCGACCGTGTTCTCCATCCGTCCGGGCTTCACCTGGAAGGAGAACTACCTCCTCAACGCCGCCGCGCTCGACAAGACGTCCGAGGCGAAGGAGAAGCTCGCCGCGTACGAGACCAAGGCGAAGCAGCTCGGCACGGACCTCGGCACGAACAAGCCGACCGTCTCGATGGTCCGCTACCTCCCCGGCAAGATCCGCCTGTACGCGAAGGCGTCCTTCATCGGCACGATCCTGGAGGACACCGGCCTGCCGCGGCCCGAGAACCAGCAGATCGACGACCTCGCGGCCGAGATCAGCCCGGAGAAGATCGACGAGGCCGACGGCGACTGGATCTTCACCGGCGTGTACGGCGAGGCCAAGGCCACCAAGAAGGACACCGCCCAGGCCAACCCGCTCTGGAAGAACCTCAAGGCCGTCAAGGCCGGCCAGGCCAAGGACGTCCCGGACGAGACCTGGTACCTCGGCCTCGGCGTGACGGCGGCGAACAGCGTCCTCGACGACCTGCGCGGCTACCTCGTGAAGAAGTAG
- a CDS encoding RNB domain-containing ribonuclease, which translates to MPRRHIHVTGAAEAPLRAALRALRTELAIPEDFPPAVLAEAEAAAKAPRLPAYDATDLPFFTVDPPTSTDLDQAMHLARRSDGGYRVHYAIADVAAFVTPGSALDAEAHRRVLTLYFPDGKVPLHPAVLSEGAASLLPGEPRPALLWRIDLDAEGRRVATDVRRALVRSRAKLDYAGVQKQIDTGTAEEPVALLRDIGRLREALEAERGGISLNVPEQEVVEQDHTYSLAYRAPLPADGWNAQISLLTGMAAADLMTAAGTGILRTLPTAPDGAVARLRRSAQALGVDWPHHVSYADVVRAADPTDPRHAAFLQECTTLLRGAGYTVFTDGHIPTPAVHAAVADEYTHCTAPLRRLVDRYAGELCVAAVAGDEPPEWVRAALPALPDEMADGSRRANTVERESVDIVEAALLRERVGEIFDAYVIDVKEREPAVGTVHLDDPAVVARIEGGDSRLPLGEWLRVRLAEADPGTAKVLFAPA; encoded by the coding sequence ATGCCCCGCCGCCACATTCACGTGACCGGCGCAGCCGAGGCTCCGCTGCGGGCCGCCCTGCGCGCACTCCGTACCGAGCTCGCGATCCCCGAGGACTTCCCGCCCGCCGTCCTCGCCGAAGCCGAGGCCGCCGCGAAAGCCCCCCGACTCCCCGCCTACGACGCCACCGACCTGCCCTTCTTCACCGTCGACCCGCCGACCTCCACCGACCTCGACCAGGCCATGCACCTGGCCCGCAGGTCCGACGGCGGCTACCGCGTCCATTACGCCATCGCCGACGTCGCCGCCTTCGTCACCCCCGGCTCCGCCCTCGACGCCGAGGCCCACCGGCGCGTCCTCACCCTCTACTTCCCCGACGGCAAGGTCCCCCTCCACCCCGCCGTTCTCTCCGAGGGCGCCGCCAGCCTCCTCCCCGGCGAGCCCCGCCCCGCCCTCCTGTGGCGCATCGACCTCGACGCGGAAGGCCGCCGCGTCGCCACCGACGTCCGCCGCGCCCTCGTCCGCAGCCGCGCCAAACTCGACTACGCGGGCGTGCAGAAGCAGATCGACACGGGCACCGCCGAGGAACCCGTCGCCCTCCTCCGCGACATCGGACGCCTCCGCGAAGCCCTCGAAGCCGAACGCGGCGGGATCTCCCTCAACGTCCCCGAGCAGGAGGTCGTCGAGCAGGACCACACCTATTCCCTCGCCTACCGGGCCCCGCTCCCCGCCGACGGCTGGAACGCCCAGATCTCCCTCCTCACCGGCATGGCCGCCGCCGACCTCATGACCGCCGCGGGCACCGGCATCCTGCGCACCCTCCCCACCGCCCCCGACGGCGCCGTCGCCCGCCTGCGCCGCTCCGCGCAGGCCCTCGGCGTCGACTGGCCCCACCACGTCTCGTACGCCGACGTCGTCCGCGCCGCCGACCCCACCGACCCGCGCCACGCCGCCTTCCTCCAGGAGTGCACCACCCTGCTCCGCGGCGCCGGATACACCGTCTTCACCGACGGCCACATCCCCACCCCCGCCGTGCACGCCGCCGTCGCCGACGAGTACACCCACTGCACCGCGCCCCTGCGCCGCCTCGTCGACCGGTACGCGGGCGAGCTGTGCGTGGCGGCCGTCGCGGGCGACGAACCGCCCGAGTGGGTACGCGCCGCCCTGCCCGCCCTGCCCGACGAGATGGCCGACGGCTCGCGCCGCGCCAACACCGTCGAACGCGAGAGCGTCGACATCGTCGAGGCGGCGCTCCTGCGGGAACGCGTCGGCGAGATCTTCGACGCGTACGTGATCGACGTGAAGGAACGCGAACCGGCCGTCGGCACCGTCCACCTCGACGACCCGGCGGTCGTCGCCCGCATCGAGGGCGGCGACTCCCGCCTGCCGCTGGGGGAGTGGCTGCGGGTCAGGCTCGCGGAAGCGGACCCGGGGACGGCGAAGGTGCTGTTCGCGCCCGCGTGA
- the eda gene encoding bifunctional 4-hydroxy-2-oxoglutarate aldolase/2-dehydro-3-deoxy-phosphogluconate aldolase produces MTSVFDLAPEASPAPGTPGVPVVPVVVIEDAVDAVPLARALVAGGLPLIEVTLRTPAALDAVRAIAAEVPDAVVGAGTVVSAAGVADAVGAGARFLVSPGWTERLLGAMRESGVPFLPGVSTTSEVVALLERGVEEMKFFPAEAAGGVPYLKSLAGPLPQARFCPTGGVSLASAPAYLALPNVGCVGGTWMLPPDALAARDWARVETLAREAAALRGPVSGRVR; encoded by the coding sequence ATGACGAGCGTGTTCGACCTTGCCCCGGAAGCCTCCCCTGCCCCGGGAACCCCCGGCGTCCCCGTCGTCCCGGTGGTCGTGATCGAGGACGCCGTCGACGCCGTGCCGCTGGCCCGGGCCCTGGTGGCCGGCGGGCTGCCGCTCATCGAGGTCACCCTGCGTACCCCGGCCGCGCTCGACGCCGTACGCGCGATCGCGGCCGAGGTGCCGGACGCGGTCGTCGGCGCGGGCACGGTCGTCTCGGCGGCCGGGGTCGCCGACGCGGTGGGCGCCGGGGCCCGGTTCCTGGTCAGCCCCGGGTGGACGGAGCGGCTGCTCGGCGCGATGCGGGAGTCCGGAGTGCCGTTCCTGCCGGGGGTGTCGACGACCTCGGAGGTCGTGGCGCTGCTCGAACGGGGCGTGGAGGAGATGAAGTTCTTCCCGGCCGAGGCGGCGGGCGGCGTTCCGTACCTGAAGTCCCTGGCGGGGCCGCTCCCCCAGGCCCGTTTCTGCCCGACGGGCGGAGTCTCCCTGGCCTCCGCCCCCGCCTACCTCGCCCTGCCGAACGTCGGCTGCGTCGGCGGTACGTGGATGCTGCCGCCCGACGCCCTCGCCGCCCGCGACTGGGCCCGGGTGGAGACGCTGGCGCGGGAGGCGGCGGCGCTGCGGGGGCCCGTCAGCGGGCGGGTCCGTTGA